The DNA segment AGCAGCATATATCTTTTTTGCCACATGTTCATCTAAAGCATTGCCACCCAGCCCGTAAACTGTTTCAGTGGGAAAAGCCACCAGACCTCCTGTTTTTATTATTTCTGCCGCTTTTTTTATCTTATAACCTTCCGGCCGGTTTTTATCAACGGAAACTATTTGAGTGTTTAACATTAATTTAACCTTCTTTTTATATAGCTTTAGCCTTACCGCTACAGACCGCAAAAAACACCTGAAATTACTCTGTCAAAGCCTGCATAATCTTTTATTATTTTTATATCTTGAAATCCGGTTTCTTTTAGCATAATTTCTACATCGCGAGCTTGATTCCAACCTATTTCAAAAATAATCCTGCCTCCGATTTTTAAAAATTCCGGAGCTCTCAAAACTATCCTTCGGTAGAATTCAAGTCCACCGGTACCACCATTTAGTGCAATTTGCGGTTCGTTTTTAACATCATCAGGGAGGGTAGAAAGTTCTTCCTTAGGAATGTATGGAGGATTTGAAACGACCACATCAAAACCCCTGATATTTTTTTCTTCAAAAGGCATCCATAAATCTCCCTGCATCAGTGAAACACGGTCTTGCACCCCGTGCAATTTTATATTTGTACTTGCTACTTCACATGCCACATCTGATATATCCGAAGCATATACCCTTACTCTGTTATTATTTACTGCCACCGCCACCGAGATAGCTCCACTTCCGCAACATAAATCGGCAATCAAGGGGTTTTCAATAGAATAAATGACATTTAAGGTTTCTTCTACTAAGAACTCGGTTTCAGGTCTGGGAATCAAGACCCCGGGTTTTATATAAAAATCAAGGCCGTAAAACTCCTTCCGGCCTATAATATATGCTATGGGTGTAGATTGGCATCGAAGTGCCAGTAAATCATTAAAACATTCAAGCTGCTGCTTGGTAATGCTCATCTCATCATAGACCAATAGTTTAAGCCGGTCCTTCCCTAAAACATATCCCAATATCAGTTCCGAATCTAGGGCAGGGTTTGCTACACCCGCATCGGAAAGTCTTTTTCTCCCTATCATTAAGGCTTCCCTTACCTTCAACGATAAAACTCCCTTTTTTTATTCTGCTTGAGCCAGTTTTTTAGCTTGATCCTCTGCCACTAATGCATCTATTAATTCATCAAGCTCTCCCTGTAATACATTTGTAAGTTGATGAGTAGTTAGATTAATACGATGATCTGTAATTCTCCCCTGCGGAAAGTTGTACGTGCGTATCCTTTCGCTGCGGTCGCCAGAGCCTACCTGGCTTCTGCGGTTTTGCGCTATCTCACGTTCCTGCTCTTCTTGAACTTTTTCCAAAAGACGTGCTCGTAAAACCTTCATGGCCTTATCCTTGTTTTTGAGCTGTGAGCGTTCGTCTTGGCATGTAACCACTAAACCGGTAGGAATGTGTGTTATTCTTACCGCCGAGTCGGTGGTGTTAACTCCCTGGCCTCCATGCCCCGACGCTCTGTATATATCTATTCTAAGGTCATCCGGATTTATCTCAATATCAACTTCATGGGCCTCAGGCAAAACCGCAACCGTAGCTGCAGAAGTATGAATCCTGCCACCGGCCTCTGTAGATGGAACCCGCTGCACCCTGTGGACGCCGGATTCATACTTTAAACGGCTGTAAGCACCCTTGCCATTAATTTCAAATATGACTTCCTTAAATCCTCCAAGTTCAGTAGGATTTGAATCTATAATCTCAACTTTCCAACCTTGTTTCTCTGCATATCGGCTGTACATGCGGAACAAATCCCCCGCAAAAAGAGCAGCTTCATCGCCGCCGGTTCCTGCTCTTATCTCCATTATTACATTTCGGTCATCATTAGGATCCTGTGGAAGCAGTAGGATTCTCAATTGCTCCTGTAGCTTAGATTTTTTTTCTTCTAATGCCTCCAACTCACTTTTTATGAGCTGTTCCATTTCAATATCACCAGCAGCATCTTCTAAAAGCTCGGAATTTTCTTCC comes from the Tepidanaerobacter acetatoxydans Re1 genome and includes:
- the prmC gene encoding peptide chain release factor N(5)-glutamine methyltransferase, which produces MKVREALMIGRKRLSDAGVANPALDSELILGYVLGKDRLKLLVYDEMSITKQQLECFNDLLALRCQSTPIAYIIGRKEFYGLDFYIKPGVLIPRPETEFLVEETLNVIYSIENPLIADLCCGSGAISVAVAVNNNRVRVYASDISDVACEVASTNIKLHGVQDRVSLMQGDLWMPFEEKNIRGFDVVVSNPPYIPKEELSTLPDDVKNEPQIALNGGTGGLEFYRRIVLRAPEFLKIGGRIIFEIGWNQARDVEIMLKETGFQDIKIIKDYAGFDRVISGVFCGL
- the prfA gene encoding peptide chain release factor 1, whose amino-acid sequence is MIEKLEIIEKKYDELTKKIADPEIIARQEEWIGLTKEHASLEEIVTNFREYKEVLKQLEENSELLEDAAGDIEMEQLIKSELEALEEKKSKLQEQLRILLLPQDPNDDRNVIMEIRAGTGGDEAALFAGDLFRMYSRYAEKQGWKVEIIDSNPTELGGFKEVIFEINGKGAYSRLKYESGVHRVQRVPSTEAGGRIHTSAATVAVLPEAHEVDIEINPDDLRIDIYRASGHGGQGVNTTDSAVRITHIPTGLVVTCQDERSQLKNKDKAMKVLRARLLEKVQEEQEREIAQNRRSQVGSGDRSERIRTYNFPQGRITDHRINLTTHQLTNVLQGELDELIDALVAEDQAKKLAQAE